From a single Mobula birostris isolate sMobBir1 chromosome 13, sMobBir1.hap1, whole genome shotgun sequence genomic region:
- the LOC140207700 gene encoding uncharacterized protein: MRNLRPLAFCFLCYWIALPALCGRPLRFSDKAVPLGRVPGCRREAGGPGLDADGDIAILLSRLQSELESQPELSAAWSRAGLELGESSGGSGPSISEELARTVMTYTLEHPPPPSTPFYLIFNRETRLCLASSLQTQTTPTSCVAFRTYRSLLSRALKELREREGVDHPGTVYRGASLPFRAKQGQTIEFGAFTSASASREVAEAFTGGDGTLFHIRTARGVPVGSLSPFPGEREVLIPPCEAFQVDKILRSKGPWGGDGRVEIFLTSVELLRGISGGREGGSPGVPALLGLGLLLSSGIPWS; the protein is encoded by the exons ATGAGGAACCTCAGACCCCTCGCCTTCTGCTTCCTCTGTTACT ggATCGCCCTTCCCGCGCTCTGCGGCCGTCCCCTGCGATTCTCAGACAAGGCGGTCCCCCTGGGACGGGTTCCTGGCTGCCGGCGGGAAGCGGGGGGTCCCGGGTTGGACGCAGACGGGGATATAGCCATCCTCCTGTCCCGTCTGCAGTCTGAGTTGGAGTCACAGCCAGAGCTCAGTGCAGCCTGGAGCCGAGCGGGACTCGAGCTCGGTGAGAGTTCAGGAGGGAGCGGCCCCTCCATTAGCGAGGAGCTGGCCCGGACCGTCATGACCTATACCCTGGAGCACCCTCCTCCACCCTCCACTCCCTTTTACCTCATCTTCAATAGAGAGACCCGCCTGTgcctggcctccagtctccagacccAAACTACTCCAACCTCCTGTGTGGCCTTCCGGACTTACCGCAGCCTTCTGTCCCGGGCACTAAAGGagctgagggagagggagggggtggaccATCCTGGGACAGTGTACAGAGGGGCCTCACTCCCGTTCCGGGCCAAACAGGGGCAGACGATCGAGTTTGGAGCGTTCACCTCGGCCTCGGCTTCCCGGGAAGTGGCGGAGGCTTTTACCGGAGGGGATGGGACCCTGTTCCACATCCGAACGGCCAGAGGGGTCCCGGTgggctctctctcccccttccccggTGAGAGGGAAGTGCTGATACCCCCTTGCGAAGCGTTCCAGGTCGATAAGATCCTGAGGTCAAAGGGGCCGTGGGGAGGGGACGGAAGGGTGGAGATCTTCCTCACCTCGGTGGAGCTGCTCCGGGGGATCTCCGGCGGCAGAGAGGGTGGGAGCCCCGGAGTACCGGCACTGCTGGGGTTGGGGCTGCTGCTGAGCTCGGGGATTCCGTGGTCCTGA
- the LOC140207701 gene encoding uncharacterized protein, translating to MFSCSDSGKGFTWSSNIMAHQRVHTREQPFTCSDCGKGFTLSFKLLTHQSVHTGEKPFTCSVCGKGFTRSYNLQSHQRVHTGDKPYTCSECGKRFTQSFYLQRHLQIHTGEKLFTCSVCEKRFTHPFTPQRHQRVHTGEKPFTCSVCEKRFTHCFTLQRHQRVHIGEKPFTCSVCGKRFTDSSTLQSHHRVHTGEKPFTCSECGKGFTQSSNLQSHQRVHTGEKPFTCSECGKGFTQLHNLQSHQRVHTGEKPFTCPDCGKGFTRSSQLLSHRSVHTGEKPFSCSECGKGFTQSSQLLAHQSVHIGERPFTCSVCGKGFTQSSHLQSHHRIHTGERPFTCSVCGKRFTASSQLKVHQRVHTGEKPFTCSVCGKGFSQSSQLQTHQRVHTGERPFTCSVCGKRFTQSSQLQNHQRVHTGEKPFTCSECGKRFTQSSQLLAHQSVHSGEWSFTCSDCGKGFTQSSQLLAHQSVHTGEWPLTCSDCGKGFTRSSNLLAHQSVHTGERPFSCSECGKGFTHLSKLLAHQSVHTGDRPFTCSVCEKRFTQSSYLQRHLRVHTGEKPFNCSECGKRFTHSSTLQRHQQVHTGKKPFTCSECGKGFTQSSQLLAHQSVHNGE from the coding sequence atgttcagctgctcagactctgggaagggattcacttggtcatctaacataatggctcaccagcgagttcacaccagggagcagccgttcacctgctcggactgtgggaagggattcactttgtcatttaagctactgacacaccagtcagttcacacaggagagaagccgttcacctgctcagtctgtgggaagggattcactcggtcatacaacctgcagagtcatcagcgagttcacacaggggacaAGCCgtacacctgctcagaatgtgggaagagattcactcagtcattctacctacagagacacctgcaaattcacactggggagaagctgttcacctgctcagtctgtgagaagagattcactcaccctTTCACCCCAcaaagacaccagcgagttcacactggggagaagccatttacctgctcagtctgtgagaagagatttaCTCACTGTTTCACCCTAcaaagacaccagcgagttcacattggggagaagccgttcacctgctcagtctgtgggaagagattcactgattcatccaccctacagagtcaccatcgagttcacactggggagaagccgttcacctgctcagaatgtgggaagggattcactcagtcatccaacctacagagtcatcagcgagttcacactggggagaagccatttacctgctcagaatgtgggaagggattcactcagttacacaacctacagagtcatcagcgagttcacactggggagaagccgttcacatgcccagactgtgggaagggattcactcggtcatcccaactattgtcacaccggtcagttcacactggagagaagccattctcctgctcagaatgtgggaagggattcactcagtcatcccaactactggcacaccagtcagttcacattggagaaaggccattcacctgctcagtctgtgggaagggattcactcagtcatcccacctacagagtcatcaccgaattcacacaggggagaggccattcacctgctcagtctgtgggaagagattcactgcgtcatcccaactgaaggtacatcagcgggttcacactggggagaagccgttcacctgctcagtctgtgggaagggattctctcagtcatcccaactacagactcatcagcgagttcacactggggagaggccattcacctgctcagtctgtgggaagaggttcactcagtcatcccaactacagaatcatcagcgagttcacactggggagaagccgttcacctgctcagaatgtgggaaacgattcactcagtcatcccaactactggcacatcagtcagttcacagtggggagtggtctttcacctgctcagactgtgggaagggattcactcagtcatcccaactactagcacaccagtcagttcacactggagagtggccactcacctgctcagactgtgggaagggattcactcggtcatccaacctactggcacaccagtcagttcacacaggggagaggccattcagctgctcagaatgtgggaaaggattcactcatttATCCaagctactggcacaccagtcagttcacaccggggacagGCCATTCACGTGCTcggtctgtgagaagagattcactcagtcatcctacctacagagacatctgcgagttcacactggggagaagccattcaactgctcagaatgtgggaagagattcactcactcttccaccctacagagacatcagcaggTTCACACCgggaagaagccattcacctgctcagaatgtgggaaaggattcactcagtcatcccaactactggcacaccagtcagttcacaatggggagtaG